GAACCCCACCCATCTTGGTACTTGATTTATGGATCGTGACTATTTAGTTCATAACTCAAACAAGATGTATAAGGTGACTATCTTGTTCTTACTATGGATACTAGCATCTCAATATTGATGTGACGTGCGTATTAGATAAACATTAGTTTGATTTGACGATAGCAAAATAGTTGGAAGTGACCACGCATTAGCATTAGAGATACTGATGAGAAGGGTTTTGATGGAACATGACAGGTGATCCTGCAAGAGAGGTTTTGAAAGATGCGTGTCAGAACTTCATGGTGGTCTGCCACCATGTGAGGAACACATTCGACAAGGTTGTGCTTGATTTCAAACCCACCAATCCTGTGGGGAACATTAATATCAATTAGAATGGgaccctttttctctttcagcTTGTAACTTTCTTTCTTAGTCTCATCTATATTGCAGTTTACAGGTCATTGTTGGTTAGCTAatgagattctacatcggttggagaggggaacgaaccatttcttataagagcgtgaaaacctcttcctagtaaacgcgttttaaaaccgtgaggctgaaggcgatacgtaatgggattgcagacaatatttgctagcggtgggtctgagctgttacaaatgggattagagttagacattgGGCgatatgccaacgaggacactaggccttcAAAGGGtaggttgtgagatcccacattggttggagaggggaaggaacattccttataaaggtgtggaaatagtagacgcgttttaaaaccatgaggtttacatcagttggagaggggaacggaccatttcttataagagcgtgaaaacctcttcctagtaaacgcgttttaaaaccgtgaggctgaaggcgatacgtaatgggattgcagacaatatttgctagcggtgggtctgagctgttacaaatgggattagagttagacattgGGCgatatgccaacgaggacactaggccttcAAAGGGtaggttgtgagatcccacattggttggagaggggaaggaacattccttataaaggtgtggaaatagtagacgcgttttaaaaccatgaggtttacatcagttggagaggggaacggaccatttcttataagagcgtgaaaacctcttcctagtaaacgcgttttaaaaccgtgaggctgaaggcgatacgtaatgggattgcagacaatatttgctagcggtgggtctgagctgttacaaatgggattagagttagacattgGGCgatatgccaacgaggacactaggccttcAAAGGGtaggttgtgagatcccacattggttggagaggggaaggaacattccttataaaggtgtggaaatagtagacgcgttttaaaaccatgaggtttacatcagttggagaggggaacggaccatttcttataagagcgtgaaaacctcttcctagtaaacgcgttttaaaaccgtgaggctgaaggcgatacgtaatgggattgcagacaatatttgctagcggtgggtctgagctgttacaaatgggattagagttagacattgGGCgatatgccaacgaggacactaggccttcAAAGGGtaggttgtgagatcccacattggttggagaggggaaggaacattccttataaaggtgtggaaatagtagacgcgttttaaaaccatgaggtttacatcagttggagaggggaacggaccatttcttataagagcgtgaaaacctcttcctagtaaacgcgttttaaaaccgtgaggctgaaggcgatacgtaatgggattgcagacaatatttgctagcggtgggtctgagctgttacaaatgggattagagttagacattgGGCgatatgccaacgaggacactaggccttcAAAGGGtaggttgtgagatcccacattggttggagaggggaaggaacattccttataaaggtgtggaaatagtagacgcgttttaaaaccatgaggtttacatcagttggagaggggaacggaccatttcttataagagcgtgaaaacctcttcctagtaaacgcgttttaaaaccgtgaggctgaaggcgatacgtaatgggattgcagacaatatttgctagcggtgggtctgagctgttacaaatgggattagagttagacattgGGCgatatgccaacgaggacactaggccttcAAAGGGtaggttgtgagatcccacattggttggagaggggaaggaacattccttataaaggtgtggaaatagtagacgcgttttaaaaccatgaggtttacatcagttggagaggggaacggaccatttcttataagagcgtgaaaacctcttcctagtaaacgcgttttaaaaccgtgaggctgaaggcgatacgtaatgggattgcagacaatatttgctagcggtgggtctgagctgttacaaatgggattagagttagacattgGGCgatatgccaacgaggacactaggccttcAAAGGGtaggttgtgagatcccacattggttggagaggggaaggaacattccttataaaggtgtggaaatagtagacgcgttttaaaaccatgaggtttacatcagttggagaggggaacggaccatttcttataagagcgtgaaaacctcttcctagtaaacgcgttttaaaaccgtgaggctgaaggcgatacgtaatgggattgcagacaatatttgctagcggtgggtctgagctgttacaaatgggattagagttagacattgGGCgatatgccaacgaggacactaggccttcAAAGGGtaggttgtgagatcccacattggttggagaggggaaggaacattccttataaaggtgtggaaatagtagacgcgttttaaaaccatgaggtttacatcagttggagaggggaacggaccatttcttataagagcgtgaaaacctcttcctagtaaacgcgttttaaaaccgtgaggctgaaggcgatacgtaatgggattgcagacaatatttgctagcggtgggtctgagctgttacaaatgggattagagttagacattgGGCgatatgccaacgaggacactaggccttcAAAGGGtaggttgtgagatcccacattggttggagaggggaaggaacattccttataaaggtgtggaaatagtagacgcgttttaaaaccatgaggtttacatcagttggagaggggaacggaccatttcttataagagcgtgaaaacctcttcctagtaaacgcgttttaaaaccgtgaggctgaaggcgatacgtaatgggattgcagacaatatttgctagcggtgggtctgagctgttacaaatgggattagagttagacattgGGCgatatgccaacgaggacactaggccttcAAAGGGtaggttgtgagatcccacattggttggagaggggaaggaacattccttataaaggtgtggaaatagtagacgcgttttaaaaccgtgaggtttacatcagttggagaggggaacggaccatttcttataagagcgtgaaaacctcttcctagtaaacgcgttttaaaaccgtgaggctgaaggcgatacgtaatgggattgcagacaatatttgctagcggtgggtctgagctgttacaaatgggattagagttagacattgggcgatgtgccaacgaggacactaggccttcAAAGGGtaggttgtgagatcccacattggttggagaggggaaggaacattccttataaaggtgtggaaatagtagacgcgttttaaaaccgtgaggttacGACGATACGCTGGCAagagtgaacaatatctattaatgatgggtttggactgttacaaatagctTCTAGAATAGATTCATTTCGTTGAATTTTGCTTAACTTTTACTGTTGAGATGCCTATGCAAGGATTTCACGTTAATTATTGTATAATCCgtgagaaaattaaaagaaacatgTATGATCGGATTTGATTGGATGTTTATATGAGAAATCTCTCgatctttttgaatttttgaattttcgaCTTTTTGATCGAATCCTCTTCAGTGAATCCTCTGTTCTTGTGGAGTTGCCTGTTTATTCAATCACCAAAACCACAACAAAGGAATGCCTCTAATGAAACCAACCTCatcaaaattaactaaacAAAGTGTAATTATATGTACAAAGGCCTACAGAACTTGGAATTCCCCCAGTTTTCTTCTACTGGCGATCTTCCTAAGCCTATGACATTAACTTGAAGTGAAAAAGCCAGGACATTGCAAATGCAAGGAGCATGCAAGCAAGCAGGAAGTTCATAATGCGTCGACCATGAAAGATCGTTCGAGTCTCGACGAGAGTTAGGGGTGCTGTCATAGCTGAGGATGCTactgcagcagcagcagcagcagccgcATTGCTCGgttcatttatttgttgaCTTGCAACATTTTGTGCAGTTGCTCCACATATCTCACAAATTCTGCAAGAAACATATCATATTGCTTGTCGAGTTAATACTCATAACGATAACGTTAATACTCACATTTTGTgcagtttttaaaacgcatttattAGGGAggggtttctacacccttataagaaatgtttcgttcacctctccaatcaatataagatctcacaatccacccccttgtgAACTCAACATCTTCGCTGACACattgctcggtgtctagctctgatacaagttgtaacagcctaagctcaTCGCTTGTagtattatcctctttggcccgttatgttgtcagtctcacagttttaaaacacgtatgttatggagaggtttccacacccttataaggaatgtttcgttcccttctccaactgatgtgagatctcacaatccaccccctttgggagccagcgtccttgctggcacactgctcggtgtctagctctaataccatttgtaacaccctaagctcaccactagtagattttgtccgttttggctcgttacgcaTTGCCGTAAGCCtccacagttttaaaacacgtctattagagagaggtttccacacccttataaagaatgcttcgttccccgttccctgttcccctctccaaccgatgtaggatttCACACTGAAAGTACCCTATCTAGAGTGTTAAACAATCTGATTCATTCAAGATATACAGAAAAGATAATTCTATACTCAAGAACAGTCATGCTCAAACATACAAGGAGCCACTTCAGTTTTTACCTTGTTTATGTCTGAAGAACACCTTGCATACTCATGAGACAATAGTGAAGCTTTACACACAGAATCTAGTTGATTAAAGGTTTCAAAACAAGAATTCGAAGAATCCAATCAAATTGAGCTGAATACTTCAGTAAGAACTATGAAGAACACCAAATACTGTCTGCAGAAGATCTGAATGAATTTACTGAATTCAACATAGAGATTAACTATTTGGGGAAGATTCATGGCAGAAAACTCAGAGAGAAGCAGAGGATCCAACAAATTAGCTAAGATTTTCGATAAATTTCCATCTAAACTGCTAGCAAGAGGCAAAACTTAAACAAAACCATTGATGATCAAAAGATTAAGAACAAATGAGAGTTTATTACTTACGTAtttcctttgattttgaacCAAGTCTCAGCACAATGCTTGTGAGCGGTACCCAAATCACCACGACAGCAACAACCAAGCAGAATCGGAGTATCATTATGATCTCTTCCGCCGCCGCTTTCCAGTTCCAAGTGACAAATTCTGCAATCCCTTTCGATCTTCCCCAAATGCACCTTCACCTCCAAATCCCCACtctccaaatccacctccgACGAGCTTCCCGAGATGAAACCACCCGTCTCAGCGTCCGGAACGCCCTCAATCTCGCCGGAAAACAGGCCGTCGCCATGAGATCCCCAAGCCGTGGAGTCGAAAACCGAGTGCCACGACTGGTCATCGGAATCATCAAGAACCGACAGGTCACTGCTGCTACTGCTGCTACCAGCTGCTGAACGAGCATCGCGATAAGGCAGGGAACTCGGATCTGCAAGGATCGGGTCACCACGAGGAGCTAGAACTGCGGACATCCTGAGAAACCCAGATGGGGAAATCGCATTCGACTAAAGAAAGCCAAAAGATATGTATTAACACAAACAGTAGCAAGATGAACAGACCCATTTTCCCCCCCTTCCTTTTTACTCTAATCATGAACAGTTTccataaacatttcaaaacgTACAATTAGAACACGAAATCAAAAATTAGGAAAACTTACCACAAAGAAGAACACGAAATTTTCATAACACCCAGGAAATCAAACGCTCAGCCAGCTTCAAAGATTaatcaagagagagagagagagagagagagagaggaaacgTGGGGTCAtggggttttgtttgtttgttgatcAGTGATTCTCTATCtctatcaaagaaaatatgaatagGGACATACACTGAAACTCTTTTTCGGCGTGTCAGTTGCGATTGCTGTTattcaaagagaaaagaaaattaaatttttttgaaaaaaagaaacgtTATGAACACTGATTATTGAAGGAGGTACCCTGTGGGGAGTGACAGAATTTGCAGCCTTTTCCGATTAATtctaattctttaaatttttataatatctataaaccataaatttttttaaaaatttaatcgcatagtgaaaaattgaaaatattaaaactaaataactaaattacccaaattttttttataatagacactaaaatgttacaaattttaaaataaaaaattaaattattacgtaaaattgaaaatataagagCTAAATTGTTAATTATACGGGTTGATAGGTTTTTCAACCtctaagttttatttatttgtattaaaaaaattaaaatttcatgcattaaattcataaaatctaTATAATAAGACCAATACAACACATTCATCACGTGAGACACAAAGTCATACCTCAACCATACCATAGATAACGCTATTTAGATCAAATATGACCttccttatttttcttttctatttcaaaacattcgataaaaattatttctctacgACAACTACACCTTGACAATCAAATATAGCAACATACTatactatatatatcaatCAATGGGCACTAGGGCAGAGGGTCCCAAATACAAGTTGTTTTGAGTGCACCTAAGAATGAGGACAAATGTGTATTCAACATGGAATCAAAACCTATTGAGAATCTATTGAGATTCAATCATCTCACTTTGTGGGTGTgcctaaactatatatatatatatactatatatatatatatatatatatatatatatatattaacacatcacatcatatTAAAATGAAGTTATCATAGGCGATTTCAACAAGTGTTGGGAAATCTTTTTTGCATCATGTAGTACGAGGAACAATTTAGGGTGTTTGGGAGAAGTTAGTGCTACTTTAGCGTGGAGCTGCCGAAAGCAACTCAACAGCTCTGAGACTGATTAAAAGAAAGGGCTAAATAGTGGATAACAAAGGCAATTTTGCtatcaaagaaaaagcaaTATTTGTGAAGCCCCATGTGCCTCTAAGAACAAAGACAGACAACATCCTCTTCAAAGTTTGAACAAAAGGTCCTTCACATTCatatgaatttgattttatttcatcCAAAGGTTTTTTCTTATCGATGAAGATGTTATCATTTATGTGAGatttaagagtatgaaaacGAAGcaatctttataagggtatggaaacctcttcctaccGGACGCGTTTAAAATCGCGAGGCTGACAACGAAAGCAACTCAGCAAGGACATTGAGCCCCCaaggggtggactgtgagagcccacgttggttggagagggaaacaaaacatttcttataagagtgtggaaatctctagGCCctcaagagggtggattgtgagattccacgtcagttggagacgagaacgaaacatttcttataatggtATGTAAACTCCTGGGctctcaagggggtggattgtgagatctcacgttagttggagaggagaataaaacatttcttataatggtATGGAAACTTCTGGGCTCTCAAGGGaatgtattgtgagatctcacgtcagttggagagggaaataaaacattccttacaaaagtgtagaaacctctccctaatagaggtgttttaaaattgtgaggccgACAGTGATACATAACAAATCATCCGAAAAAGGTACCTTCAGCTTCAAATCCTTGAACCAAATCCAAAAAGTAGGGATTCAAGATTGCCACTTAAGTAAATGAGAGTGAATGAAGTTATGGTTAGTTTTCACAAGAATCTGCTCAAGAAAGTAAATTTGGCTGTAAAGTGGGTTGGAATAGAAGCACACAGTGAATCTTTAGCCCGAAGCAGTATAGGTTGGAAAGAGTGCCAACAAGAATCAACCCAAAAGTAGCAAAATATTATGTTCCTAAAATAAAGGGAAGGTATCACCAAAAGAG
This genomic interval from Cucurbita pepo subsp. pepo cultivar mu-cu-16 chromosome LG20, ASM280686v2, whole genome shotgun sequence contains the following:
- the LOC111782909 gene encoding uncharacterized protein LOC111782909 isoform X2, with translation MKISCSSLWMSAVLAPRGDPILADPSSLPYRDARSAAGSSSSSSDLSVLDDSDDQSWHSVFDSTAWGSHGDGLFSGEIEGVPDAETGGFISGSSSEVDLESGDLEVKVHLGKIERDCRICHLELESGGGRDHNDTPILLGCCCRGDLGTAHKHCAETWFKIKGNTICEICGATAQNVASQQINEPSNAAAAAAAAVASSAMTAPLTLVETRTIFHGRRIMNFLLACMLLAFAMSWLFHFKLMS
- the LOC111782909 gene encoding uncharacterized protein LOC111782909 isoform X1, which codes for MVEEVRLLKRTCIIRLHQFYRHFLAYSREIFLKTRIWCFDRVRAEPKKKVECERHDVGAAVTHRMSAVLAPRGDPILADPSSLPYRDARSAAGSSSSSSDLSVLDDSDDQSWHSVFDSTAWGSHGDGLFSGEIEGVPDAETGGFISGSSSEVDLESGDLEVKVHLGKIERDCRICHLELESGGGRDHNDTPILLGCCCRGDLGTAHKHCAETWFKIKGNTICEICGATAQNVASQQINEPSNAAAAAAAAVASSAMTAPLTLVETRTIFHGRRIMNFLLACMLLAFAMSWLFHFKLMS